In Nanohaloarchaea archaeon SW_7_43_1, a single window of DNA contains:
- a CDS encoding cysteine desulfurase codes for MEPEKIKEDYPTFRKRENLVYLDNAATSQKPRQVLEQINEFYSENNANIGRGLYDLANDANTSYREARAKTANFIGANHSETVFIRNTTEAENLLAHSLDTNGEIVLSKMAHHSEQLPWRRKAEKEDLNISYLETENGKISLEDARKKIDENTSLVAISHISNVFGAENPVEKITKIAHKNNALVVLDGAQSVPHMPVDVKELGVDFLCFSGHKMLGPTGIGVLYGRKELLEKMDPYQVGGGMIRKVTEKEIEYEKVPEKFEAGTPNVAGAVGLDAAIDYLENIGMNEVYNHSQEISALIIEELEEAEGVNVLSPGGANLVSFTTEFAHPHDVAEVLNQNGVAVRAGHHCAQPQMEELGISGTARVSPYIYNTEEDVEKLVEAVKEVRKVFQ; via the coding sequence ATGGAACCAGAAAAAATCAAGGAAGATTATCCAACATTCAGGAAAAGAGAAAACCTGGTATATCTAGACAACGCCGCAACTTCTCAAAAACCGAGACAGGTACTGGAACAGATTAACGAGTTCTACAGCGAGAACAATGCAAATATTGGGAGAGGGCTATACGATCTAGCGAATGATGCAAACACCTCATATAGAGAGGCAAGAGCAAAAACAGCAAACTTTATCGGTGCAAATCACTCTGAAACAGTTTTCATAAGAAATACTACCGAGGCGGAGAACCTACTGGCTCACTCTCTAGATACAAATGGAGAGATAGTACTTTCGAAGATGGCTCATCACTCAGAGCAGCTTCCGTGGAGAAGAAAAGCGGAGAAAGAAGACTTGAATATCTCTTACTTAGAGACGGAAAATGGAAAAATATCTTTGGAGGACGCCCGGAAAAAGATAGATGAAAATACCTCACTTGTAGCTATTTCACATATTTCAAATGTGTTTGGCGCTGAAAACCCTGTAGAGAAGATCACGAAGATCGCTCATAAAAACAATGCATTGGTAGTGCTTGACGGAGCTCAGTCAGTTCCACATATGCCGGTTGATGTGAAGGAACTTGGCGTCGATTTTCTCTGTTTTTCGGGTCACAAAATGCTCGGTCCTACCGGGATAGGAGTTTTATACGGCAGGAAAGAGCTTTTGGAGAAAATGGATCCATATCAGGTCGGAGGCGGTATGATCCGAAAGGTTACCGAGAAAGAAATCGAGTATGAGAAAGTACCTGAAAAGTTTGAAGCCGGAACTCCAAACGTAGCCGGAGCAGTAGGTCTCGACGCAGCTATTGACTACCTGGAAAACATCGGCATGAATGAAGTCTACAACCACAGCCAGGAGATATCGGCTTTAATAATCGAAGAACTTGAGGAAGCAGAAGGAGTAAATGTTCTTTCACCGGGAGGAGCGAACCTTGTCTCTTTTACAACCGAGTTCGCCCATCCACATGACGTTGCAGAGGTGCTCAACCAGAATGGAGTTGCTGTGAGAGCCGGGCATCACTGCGCACAGCCACAGATGGAGGAACTTGGGATCAGTGGTACAGCAAGAGTATCCCCTTATATCTACAATACGGAAGAAGATGTGGAAAAATTGGTTGAGGCAGTAAAAGAAGTCAGAAAGGTGTTCCAGTAG
- a CDS encoding MATE family efflux transporter: MADTFENQFKSREELDLLEGPVGKNLFYLSLPVIVINLLHTAYNLADTFWLGQYSGEALAAITFAFPLVFFLISLGMGLAVAGSVLVAQYEGSGKTKMRNYAASQTVGFSAVLSGLIGLFGYFVIGDVVGLLGATGTVAASAEAYLQIISIGLFSMFGFLVFQSLMRGFGDTVTPMILMFVTVIINIVIDPLFIFGFWIIPEMGIRGAAVATILSRLLSLTIGIGLLFSGSKGIKISLASMKPDAEFFHKITRIGIPASLEGAGRSISVNALTAVVGWTFANPIVAGFGIAIRIFSMVFLPASAVGRGVESMTGQNLGAENYERAGKTAATGAKYTFLILTAVGLLTFVFADSIASVFISQAEPNSELIASTASKFLRFVAFSFGFMGVLRSYNGSFRGAGKTATAAIISVTTLGAIRLPIAYLGAVNIGTKGVWTAFFISNVAGALIAYLWYQKGTWKQIITKEGRDEDEAAEETGGSNDGITESIEEWLGKVFSHGKQK, translated from the coding sequence CTGGCCGATACTTTCGAAAACCAGTTTAAATCCCGTGAGGAACTAGATCTTCTTGAAGGCCCTGTTGGAAAAAATCTCTTCTATCTATCGTTACCGGTTATCGTAATTAACTTACTGCACACCGCATACAATCTGGCTGATACCTTCTGGCTAGGCCAATACTCAGGAGAAGCACTTGCAGCTATTACTTTTGCTTTCCCTCTCGTATTCTTCCTGATCTCTCTCGGAATGGGTCTGGCGGTCGCCGGAAGCGTCCTAGTGGCGCAGTACGAAGGATCAGGTAAAACCAAGATGAGGAATTACGCGGCATCGCAGACAGTCGGTTTCAGTGCGGTTTTGTCGGGTTTGATCGGTTTATTTGGTTATTTTGTGATTGGTGATGTAGTCGGTCTTCTAGGAGCTACAGGAACTGTTGCAGCATCTGCCGAGGCATATCTCCAGATAATATCCATTGGCTTATTCTCGATGTTTGGTTTCCTGGTTTTCCAGTCGCTGATGCGTGGTTTTGGTGATACCGTAACGCCGATGATTCTGATGTTTGTAACGGTGATAATCAATATCGTTATCGATCCTTTGTTCATCTTTGGTTTTTGGATTATCCCGGAGATGGGGATCAGAGGTGCAGCAGTAGCAACAATTTTATCAAGACTATTGTCTCTGACGATTGGAATAGGGTTACTTTTCAGCGGAAGTAAAGGTATCAAAATATCATTGGCCAGCATGAAACCAGATGCCGAGTTTTTCCATAAAATAACGCGTATCGGTATTCCAGCATCACTTGAGGGAGCAGGAAGATCCATTTCAGTTAACGCTCTTACTGCAGTAGTCGGCTGGACTTTTGCAAACCCCATAGTTGCCGGTTTCGGTATCGCCATCAGAATCTTCTCCATGGTGTTCCTACCGGCTTCGGCAGTAGGCCGAGGCGTAGAATCGATGACAGGGCAGAATCTCGGGGCCGAAAACTATGAAAGAGCAGGCAAAACCGCAGCAACCGGTGCAAAATACACTTTCCTAATTCTGACTGCTGTTGGACTCTTGACATTCGTGTTTGCAGACTCAATTGCCTCAGTCTTCATCAGCCAGGCAGAGCCAAACAGCGAGTTAATAGCAAGCACTGCTTCCAAGTTCTTGAGATTCGTAGCTTTCAGCTTCGGGTTCATGGGAGTCTTAAGATCCTATAACGGAAGCTTCCGGGGTGCAGGAAAAACTGCTACCGCCGCAATAATATCAGTTACAACCCTGGGCGCAATCCGGTTACCGATAGCATACCTGGGAGCGGTAAACATCGGAACCAAAGGTGTATGGACAGCATTCTTCATATCCAACGTTGCAGGAGCCCTGATCGCATATCTATGGTACCAGAAAGGCACCTGGAAACAGATTATAACAAAGGAAGGTAGGGACGAAGATGAGGCGGCTGAGGAAACCGGAGGCTCCAATGACGGCATAACTGAATCTATCGAAGAATGGCTTGGAAAAGTATTCTCACACGGAAAGCAGAAGTAA
- a CDS encoding Fe-S cluster assembly protein SufB produces the protein MTEKNVSKNQERFQHKVESEPEFKSSTGLSEETVKQISEEKDEPEWMTNRRIQAYRHFQKREMPGWGPDLSDLNIEEITPFLKQGGGQSDSWEEVPEDIKDTFDKLGIPEAEKEALSGVGAQFESEVVYQNMKEEWEEKGVIFCDMDEAVQEHPEMVREYFMTKCVPAQDNKFAALHGAIWSGGSFVYVPEGVEVEIPVQAYFRMNSKGMGQFEHTLIIAEENSKVHYIEGCSAPQYTRNNLHAGCVEVFVGKNAHVQYSTVQNWSKNTYNLNTKRSKVEENGTMEWISGSMGSKVTMLYPSSHLNGIGAKANHITISYAGDGQDIDTGAKVVHNAPNTKSTIESKSISQGDGRTNYRGLVRIPKGSKGSKTSIECDAIMFSDEATSDTEPYIEIKEDDVEMAHEATVGRIGDEEIHYLQSRGIEEEEAKEMIVRGFIEPIAKELPLEYAVELNRLIELEMEGSLG, from the coding sequence ATGACAGAGAAAAATGTATCCAAAAATCAGGAAAGATTCCAGCACAAAGTGGAATCCGAACCTGAATTCAAATCATCTACTGGTCTCTCCGAGGAAACTGTTAAACAGATCTCCGAGGAAAAAGATGAGCCGGAATGGATGACAAACCGGCGAATCCAGGCATACAGGCATTTCCAGAAACGTGAGATGCCGGGCTGGGGACCTGATCTTTCCGATCTCAACATAGAGGAGATAACTCCCTTCCTGAAGCAGGGAGGGGGCCAGAGCGATTCCTGGGAGGAAGTGCCTGAGGACATCAAAGACACATTCGACAAGCTGGGAATCCCGGAAGCCGAGAAAGAGGCTCTTAGCGGGGTTGGAGCCCAGTTCGAATCAGAAGTCGTATACCAGAACATGAAAGAGGAATGGGAGGAGAAAGGCGTCATCTTCTGCGACATGGATGAAGCTGTACAGGAACACCCAGAGATGGTCAGAGAATACTTCATGACAAAGTGCGTCCCGGCCCAAGACAACAAGTTCGCCGCTTTACACGGAGCAATATGGAGCGGAGGCTCTTTTGTCTACGTTCCGGAGGGTGTAGAGGTGGAGATACCTGTACAGGCGTACTTCAGGATGAACTCAAAGGGCATGGGCCAATTTGAACACACACTGATCATTGCAGAGGAAAACAGCAAAGTTCACTACATAGAAGGGTGTAGTGCCCCTCAATACACTCGCAACAATTTACATGCCGGATGCGTAGAGGTTTTTGTAGGCAAAAACGCTCACGTACAGTACTCAACAGTCCAGAACTGGAGCAAAAACACATATAACCTTAATACAAAGCGTTCAAAAGTTGAGGAAAACGGTACAATGGAATGGATCTCAGGTTCAATGGGATCAAAAGTTACAATGCTTTACCCTTCCTCTCATCTCAATGGAATAGGTGCAAAAGCCAACCACATAACAATAAGCTATGCGGGAGACGGCCAGGACATTGACACCGGAGCAAAAGTAGTACATAACGCACCAAATACAAAGTCGACAATCGAATCGAAGTCAATCTCACAGGGAGATGGAAGAACAAATTACAGAGGACTCGTAAGGATCCCCAAAGGCTCTAAAGGCTCTAAAACGTCGATAGAGTGTGACGCGATCATGTTTTCCGATGAGGCAACCAGTGATACGGAGCCTTACATTGAGATCAAAGAAGATGACGTGGAAATGGCACACGAGGCAACAGTGGGAAGAATCGGGGACGAGGAGATCCATTACCTCCAAAGCCGAGGAATAGAAGAAGAGGAAGCCAAAGAAATGATCGTAAGAGGATTTATCGAGCCTATTGCGAAAGAACTACCTCTTGAGTACGCGGTCGAGTTAAACCGTTTGATTGAGCTAGAGATGGAGGGCAGCCTGGGATGA
- a CDS encoding FAD synthase: MKTVSLSLIGMKTVMAQGTFDILHPGHIHYLEESSGMGDELVVVISRDSRIKKRKDLVFSEDERKKMVEALESVDRAILGSETDIYDTVRNVNPDVITLGYDQKHDRDEVRELAEDTVGHDVEVLRIEGKNEYSSTDIKKR; this comes from the coding sequence ATGAAAACAGTCAGTTTGTCTCTTATCGGTATGAAGACAGTAATGGCACAGGGAACATTCGATATTCTTCACCCCGGTCACATCCATTACCTGGAAGAAAGCTCAGGAATGGGAGACGAGCTTGTAGTGGTTATCTCCAGAGACTCCAGAATCAAAAAAAGAAAGGATCTTGTATTTAGCGAAGACGAGAGAAAGAAAATGGTTGAAGCATTAGAATCTGTAGACAGAGCTATCCTAGGTTCCGAGACCGATATATACGATACGGTACGGAACGTCAATCCTGATGTAATCACGCTCGGTTACGACCAGAAACATGATAGAGACGAAGTCAGGGAACTGGCTGAAGACACAGTAGGCCACGATGTAGAAGTACTGAGAATCGAAGGGAAGAACGAGTACTCTTCCACCGACATCAAGAAAAGGTAG